A part of Aegilops tauschii subsp. strangulata cultivar AL8/78 chromosome 2, Aet v6.0, whole genome shotgun sequence genomic DNA contains:
- the LOC109737677 gene encoding uncharacterized protein, giving the protein MEAMRKKEATATACSEDNRKGVHGVSMNGLYDPWNPAYPPRDPSPCDADMAAHIASVKEWMDKTQAILANSRATNIIIPDRTPQFVNDVLFDILPALVPILEKDNVRSFLRFLNENGRAMSWGFIITPETLNQIIVSNAVRCAKVVLVGDDPELHGFRANPNCMTQYGYFSLHRAADMFSVDMIELLLRHGASANLRTSGDLVPADLLPLHVAVENTSMHKYLEDSLNPSQQRVDCSQADINYILKLIHILCLPEMKIFLDTTRLLAKHTDDLLDELCKYIVDGKIVHTAVLLLAAQKQIRGLSSCNGCGSSKKDGFGTITNFVVDNITAIKMRQNRLEMEPLEVKKELLDVTLNLVHVIFKAGEALDVYIRSHPKIPCVMEVAHAEVFEHVTLILKDHGFFSIGDGIDIGNLHPYRNVLSSQELPHKLAEMARIKAGLKVPCLRNGKPKVKKDPRGWELKFARRSFFQSQRSVLTSELSVKFFAHKEKTSDKSTGKASMFMGGTLQPKFNYQPRRMFGTVALTLLKALRKA; this is encoded by the exons ATGGAGGCAATGCGCAAAAAGGAGGCAACAGCAACGGCTTGTTCTGAAGACAACCGTAAAGGTGTACATGGTGTATCCATGAATGGGCTATACGATCCTTGGAATCCTGCCTACCCTCCACGTGATCCTAGTCCATGCGATGCTGACATGGCTGCTCATATCGCATCAGTCAAGGAG TGGATGGACAAAACACAGGCTATACTTGCTAACTCCAGAGCAACCAATATAATCATACCAGATCGTACTCCGCAG TTCGTAAATGATGTGCTCTTCGATATATTACCCGCCTTGGTGCCAATCTTGGAAAAGGATAATGTCAGATCTTTCCTTCGCTTCCTCAATGAGAATGGAAGGGCCATGTCTTGGGGTTTCATCATCACGCCAGAAACTTTAAACCAGATAATCGTGTCTAATGCAGTGCGATGTGCCAAAGTTGTCTTGGTTGGTGATGATCCTGAGCTTCATGGTTTCCGAGCCAATCCCAACTGCATGACACAATATGGGTACTTTTCCCTCCACCGAGCTGCTGATATGTTCTCTGTTGATATGATTGAGTTGCTCTTGCGCCATGGTGCGTCTGCCAATCTACGCACATCTGGTGATCTAGTCCCTGCTGACCTACTCCCACTCCATGTTGCGGTTGAGAACACTTCCATGCATAAGTACCTTGAGGACAGTCTAAATCCTAGTCAACAGCGTGTGGACTGCAGCCAGGCAGACATCAACTATATCCTCAAGCTCATCCACATCCTGTGCCTACCTGAAATG AAAATCTTCTTGGATACAACTAGGCTGCTAGCCAAACACACAGATGATCTGTTAGATGAGCTCTGCAAGTACATAGTAGATGGGAAGATCGTCCATACGGCTGTTTTGCTCCTAGCAGCTCAAAAGCAGATCCGCGGGCTATCTTCCTGCAATGGATGTGGGAGTAGTAAGAAAGATGGGTTTGGTACTATCACTAACTTTGTCGTGGACAACATTACTGCTATAAAGATGCGCCAAAACAGACTGGAAATGGAGCCACTAGAGGTGAAAAAGGAGCTTCTTGATGTTACATTGAATCTTGTTCATGTAATTTTCAAAGCTGGTGAAGCTCTTGATGTTTACATAAGGTCTCATCCAAAG ATTCCCTGTGTCATGGAAGTGGCCCATGCGGAGGTCTTTGAACATGTTACGCTCATTCTGAAGGATCATGGATTTTTTTCTATTGGAGATGGCATAGATATTGGAAATCT CCACCCCTATCGGAATGTGCTATCCTCTCAAGAGCTACCTCACAAATTAG CGGAGATGGCTAGGATCAAAGCAGGTCTGAAAGTGCCTTGTCTGCGAAATGGAAAG CCTAAAGTGAAGAAAGATCCCAGGGGATGGGAGCTCAAATTTGCAAGGAGAAGTTTCTTCCAATCTCAAAGATCAGTGTTAACATCAGAGCTTAGTGTGAAGTTCTTCGCTCATAAGGAGAAGACCTCGGATAAGTCAACCGGCAAAGCATCTATGTTCATGGGCGGAACTCTGCAGCCAAAATTTAATTATCAGCCCAGAAGGATGTTTGGTACAGTGGCATTGACGCTGTTGAAAGCGCTAAGGAAGGCATGA
- the LOC141040777 gene encoding protein FAR1-RELATED SEQUENCE 6-like: MRRDEEEAEIPPSNADADPPRQGKGRSYAGERAKLGSHGASTEKFDPFLASQKVIHTSQMHCPDPIYTYPRFNLWGSHNIFDLFVGSFKFVMESDLIFGEVADKNRSFEDADEDAFIFEEIRDSSDDQQVEQIMMLQPKEGMTFDSEDAAVSFYKDYAKKEGFGVIRRTTRHGEDSKLVYFTLACSRQGKAQYSSKNSFKPNPSTRMQCPAKVNSSRREEKFCITSITLDHNHAISPSKARFLRCHKKLDLHAKRRLELNDQAGIRLNKKIGSLIMEAGGYGNLEFGEKECRNYLQETRRLKLGAGDAHVVYQYFLRMQSKDPDFFHLMDVDKDGRLRNVFWADARSRAAYESYCDVITFDTTYLTNKYSMPFAPFVGVNHHGESVLLGCGLLSNEDTDTFAWLFKSWLCCMSNKPPNDIITDQCKAMQNAIEEVFPQARHRWCIWHIMKKIPEKLSGYDKYENIKYTLSNVVYDSLTKFDFDKAWVEMINKYDLHENEWLAGLYAEKRWVPAYVKDTFWAGMSSTQRSESVNAFFDGYVHARTTLKQFVEQYENALRDKVEKETKAVSKSFQEEIPCITHFDFEKQFQAAYTNAKFQEFQEQLRGKIYCYPSLLNNEGPLLTFGVREDRKIFFEGEDGSIKEKWITSDFTVLFKQEECDVQCICRLFELRDILCSHIITVLALMGIKDVPSRYILQRWRKDFKRKHLFIKCSYDDMLNTPVVQRYDELCKRSHEVAEKGAESDELRDLVMDGLDQLERKVDAYRASHAVQVQAEDPTSKHEDIMLNKEKLVLSPIPVRSVGRPRSKRKISKVDQVIQKLRAKKRQVPTSTTKVQTHKGRKGNIHYEGYGAGSSWFFPNEFQELQTNEHATPTHIISYIDILQGKKNAMDLLAANLKE; the protein is encoded by the exons ATGAGGAGAGATGAAGAAGAGGCGGAGATACCGCCGTCAAATGCCGACGCAGATCCGCCGCGGCAGGGAAAAGGGAGAAGCTACGCCGGAGAGCGAGCGAAGCTAGGGTCGCATGGGG CTAGTACAGAGAAGTTTGATCCCTTCCTTGCTAGTCAGAAGGTAATCCACACTTCTCAGATGCATTGCCCGGATCCAATCTACACATACCCTAGATTTAATTTATGGGGCTCACACAATATCTTTGATCTTTTTGTTGGCAGTTTTAAGTTCGTGATGGAGTCAGATCTGATTTTTGGTGAAGTAGCAGATAAGAACAGATCATTTGAAGACGCTGACGAAGATGCTTTCATCTTTGAGGAAATTAGGGATTCTTCGGATGATCAACAAGTAGAGCAGATCATGATGTTGCAGCCTAAGGAGGGGATGACGTTTGATAGTGAGGATGCTGCTGTTAGCTTCTACAAAGATTATGCCAAAAAAGAGGGCTTTGGTGTAATAAGAAGAACCACTAGACATGGAGAAGATAGCAAGCTTGTTTATTTTACTCTTGCTTGTAGCAGGCAAGGGAAGGCTCAATATTCATCCAAGAACTCATTTAAACCTAATCCATCAACGAGGATGCAATGCCCAGCTAAGGTTAATTCCTCTCGTCGTGAGGAGAAGTTCTGCATTACATCTATTACGCTTGACCACAATCATGCTATAAGTCCAAGTAAAGCCAGATTTCTGAGATGTCACAAGAAACTGGACTTACATGCCAAGAGAAGGCTGGAATTGAATGATCAAGCAGGAATCCGTCTGAATAAAAAAATTGGTTCTCTTATTATGGAAGCTGGTGGGTATGGTAATCTTGAGTTCGGTGAAAAGGAGTGCAGGAACTATTTGCAAGAGACAAGAAGGCTGAAACTTGGTGCCGGAGATGCACATGTTGTCTACCAATATTTTCTTCGGATGCAATCAAAAGATCCTGACTTTTTTCATCTTATGGATGTGGATAAGGATGGAAGACTGAGAAATGTCTTTTGGGCAGATGCAAGAAGTAGGGCAGCATATGAATCTTATTGTGATGTCATCACATTTGACACTACATACTTAACAAACAAGTATAGCATGCCATTTGCTCCCTTTGTTGGCGTAAATCATCATGGAGAATCAGTTCTGTTAGGTTGTGGCCTTCTATCCAACGAAGACACCGACACTTTTGCGTGGTTATTTAAATCTTGGCTATGTTGTATGTCAAACAAACCACCAAATGATATAATCACTGACCAGTGCAAAGCAATGCAGAATGCTATTGAAGAAGTTTTTCCTCAAGCTCGTCACAGATGGTGTATATGGCATATCATGAAGAAGATTCCTGAAAAGCTTAGTGGGTATGATAAGTATGAGAATATTAAATATACCTTGTCAAATGTGGTGTATGATTCCTTGACAAAATTTGATTTTGACAAAGCTTGGGTGGAGATGATCAATAAATATGATCTTCACGAAAATGAATGGCTTGCCGGATTATATGCTGAAAAAAGGTGGGTACCAGCATATGTAAAAGATACTTTTTGGGCAGGGATGTCTTCAACACAAAGGAGTGAGAGTGTGAATGCCTTCTTTGATGGGTATGTTCACGCTAGAACAACTCTAAAGCAATTTGTGGAGCAGTATGAAAATGCATTAAGAGACAAGGTAGAGAAAGAAACCAAGGCTGTTTCTAAGTCGTTCCAAGAGGAAATTCCATGCATTACTCATTTTGATTTCGAGAAGCAATTTCAAGCAGCATATACCAATGCAAAGTTTCAAGAGTTTCAAGAGCAATTAAGAGGGAAAATCTATTGCTATCCATCTCTGCTAAACAATGAAGGGCCACTTCTTACATTTGGAGTTAGAGAGGACCGCAAGATTTTTTTTGAAGGAGAAGATGGCAGCATTAAAGAGAAATGGATTACTTCAGATTTCACTGTCTTGTTCAAGCAAGAGGAATGTGATGTGCAGTGTATTTGTAGGCTTTTTGAACTCCGAGACATCTTGTGTAGCCACATCATTACCGTGCTTGCTCTCATGGGGATCAAAGATGTACCTTCTAGGTATATATTGCAGCGATGGAGAAAGGATTTTAAGCGCAAACACTTATTTATTAAATGCTCCTATGATGATATGTTGAATACACCAGTTGTGCAGCGTTATGATGAATTATGCAAGCGTTCTCACGAAGTGGCAGAGAAAGGTGCAGAGTCCGATGAATTGCGTGACTTGGTGATGGATGGGCTTGATCAGTTAGAAAGAAAGGTTGATGCATACCGTGCTAGCCATGCTGTTCAAGTACAGGCAGAAGATCCAACATCAAAGCATGAAGATATAATGTTAAACAAAGAAAAACTTGTACTCAGTCCAATCCCTGTTCGCAGTGTAGGCCGTCCTCGTTCAAAGAGAAAGATATCTAAAGTGGATCAAGTGATCCAAAAATTGAGAGCAAAGAAGCGGCAGGTGCCAACAAGTACAACCAAAGTGCAGACTCATAAGGGGAGAAAG GGAAATATTCACTATGAAGGAtatggggctggaagttcttggTTCTTTCCGAATGAGTTTCAG GAACTACAAACAAATGAGCATGCTACCCCAACTCATATCATTTCTTACATTGATATTCTCCAG GGAAAGAAAAATGCCATGGATCTGCTAGCTGCCAACCTGAAGGAATGA